In one window of Kitasatospora sp. MMS16-BH015 DNA:
- a CDS encoding cytochrome P450: MSHPLQDPAFFHDPYPTFAALRSSSPVRHLPAADGRSSYLVTGYAEARAAFADPRLSKDTARFFAGRESSRNLHPAVSQSMLATDPPRHHRLRSLAAKAFTPGAVERLRPYIERVAEELLDRWVPGEPTDAIEGFAAPLPVTVICQLLGVPEPDRPAVRAWSNELFAAGRPDRIDAASHAVAEYLAELLAAKRRAPDDSLLTELIRAREGAAQLSEDELVSLAVLLLVAGHETTTNLIGNGLLALLQHPGALRRLREEPALAATAVDELLRYDSPVSTATFRFTTEALTLGGIDIPPGCPVLIAPGAANRDPRHFTAPDQLDLTRDARGHLAFGHGIHRCLGSALARAEGEIAFRACASRFPDLRLAVPATELAWRHTRLMRGLSALPVLPVRRPSS, translated from the coding sequence ATGAGCCACCCGCTCCAGGATCCGGCCTTCTTCCACGACCCGTACCCCACCTTCGCGGCGCTCCGCTCCTCCTCCCCGGTCCGGCACCTGCCGGCCGCCGACGGCCGGTCGAGCTACCTGGTCACCGGCTACGCCGAGGCCCGCGCGGCCTTCGCCGACCCACGGCTCTCGAAGGACACCGCGCGGTTCTTCGCCGGCAGGGAAAGCAGCCGCAACCTTCACCCGGCCGTGTCGCAGAGCATGCTGGCCACGGATCCGCCCCGGCACCACCGGCTCAGGAGCCTGGCCGCCAAGGCCTTCACCCCCGGGGCGGTGGAGCGGCTGCGCCCGTACATCGAGCGCGTGGCCGAGGAGTTGCTCGACCGGTGGGTGCCCGGCGAGCCGACCGACGCGATCGAGGGCTTCGCGGCCCCGCTCCCGGTCACCGTGATCTGCCAACTGCTGGGCGTCCCCGAACCGGACCGGCCCGCCGTCCGCGCCTGGTCGAACGAGCTCTTCGCCGCCGGTCGGCCCGACCGGATCGACGCCGCCTCGCACGCCGTCGCCGAGTACCTGGCCGAGCTCCTCGCCGCCAAACGCCGGGCGCCGGACGACAGCCTGCTGACCGAGCTGATCCGTGCCCGCGAGGGAGCGGCGCAGCTCTCCGAGGACGAACTCGTCTCCCTCGCCGTCCTCCTCCTGGTCGCCGGCCACGAGACCACCACCAACCTGATCGGCAACGGTCTCCTCGCCCTCCTCCAGCACCCCGGCGCGCTGCGCCGGCTGCGCGAGGAGCCGGCACTGGCCGCCACCGCGGTCGACGAGCTGCTGCGCTACGACTCCCCCGTCAGCACGGCCACCTTCCGCTTCACCACCGAGGCCCTCACCCTCGGCGGCATCGACATCCCGCCCGGCTGCCCCGTGCTCATCGCCCCGGGCGCGGCCAACCGCGACCCCCGCCACTTCACCGCCCCTGACCAGCTCGACCTCACCCGGGACGCCCGCGGCCACCTCGCCTTCGGCCACGGCATCCACCGCTGCCTCGGCTCCGCCCTCGCCCGCGCCGAGGGGGAGATCGCCTTCCGGGCCTGCGCCTCCCGCTTCCCTGATCTCCGCCTCGCCGTGCCGGCCACCGAGCTGGCCTGGCGGCACACCCGGCTGATGCGCGGCCTGTCGGCCCTACCGGTTCTGCCCGTCCGGCGGCCGTCCTCCTGA
- a CDS encoding acyl-CoA desaturase — MTAIDPTAHLTAAQIEELGRELDAIRDEVIADRGERDAAYIRKVIAAQRKLELASRAVLLFSFFPPAWLIGTAGLSVAKIMDNMEIGHNILHGQWDWMRDPKIHSTTWEWDHVSPSEQWKHAHNELHHTYTNVIGKDNDLGYGIMRVDEDQRWYPFHLGQPLWNLLNACFFEYGIAAYDLQLGKNLRGHRRKDPEFRARAGAVGRKIRKQVLKDYVLHPLLSGPSFLTTLAATFTANLVRNVWTHSVIMCGHFPEGVQIFERRSIEGETRGQWYLRQMMGSANISGSRAMHFMTGNLSHQIEHHLFPDLPSNRYAEVAVKVRALFDKYELAYVSGPLPKQVVSAWRKVFRLSLPNRAPRRPVTTRPRPADITG, encoded by the coding sequence TTGACCGCCATCGACCCCACCGCCCACCTGACCGCGGCGCAGATCGAGGAGCTCGGCCGCGAGCTGGACGCGATCCGCGACGAGGTGATCGCCGACCGCGGCGAGCGTGACGCCGCCTACATCCGCAAGGTCATCGCGGCGCAGCGCAAGCTCGAACTGGCCAGCCGGGCCGTGCTCCTCTTCTCCTTCTTCCCGCCCGCGTGGCTGATCGGCACCGCCGGTCTCTCGGTGGCGAAGATCATGGACAACATGGAGATCGGCCACAACATCCTGCACGGCCAGTGGGACTGGATGCGGGACCCGAAGATCCACTCCACCACCTGGGAGTGGGACCACGTCTCGCCTTCCGAGCAGTGGAAGCACGCGCACAACGAGCTGCACCACACCTACACCAACGTGATCGGCAAGGACAACGACCTCGGCTACGGCATCATGCGCGTCGACGAGGACCAGCGGTGGTACCCGTTCCACCTCGGCCAGCCGCTGTGGAACCTCCTGAACGCCTGCTTCTTCGAGTACGGCATCGCCGCCTACGACCTGCAGCTCGGCAAGAACCTGCGGGGGCACCGCCGCAAGGACCCGGAGTTCCGCGCCCGGGCCGGGGCCGTGGGCCGCAAGATCCGCAAGCAGGTGCTCAAGGACTACGTGCTCCACCCGCTGCTCTCCGGCCCGTCCTTCCTCACCACGCTCGCCGCCACCTTCACCGCGAACCTGGTCCGCAACGTCTGGACCCACTCGGTGATCATGTGCGGGCACTTCCCCGAGGGCGTCCAGATCTTCGAGCGCCGCTCGATCGAGGGCGAGACGCGCGGCCAGTGGTACCTGCGCCAGATGATGGGCTCGGCGAACATCAGCGGCAGCCGGGCGATGCACTTCATGACCGGCAACCTGTCGCACCAGATCGAGCACCACCTCTTCCCGGACCTGCCGAGCAACCGGTACGCCGAGGTCGCGGTGAAGGTGCGCGCGCTGTTCGACAAGTACGAGCTGGCGTACGTCTCCGGGCCGCTGCCCAAGCAGGTGGTCTCCGCCTGGCGCAAGGTCTTCCGGCTCTCGCTGCCGAACCGTGCTCCCCGCCGGCCGGTCACCACGCGGCCGAGGCCGGCCGACATCACGGGGTGA
- a CDS encoding ferredoxin reductase codes for MTSAALRSRAWKLLEMVTTPLLPSDYLDLVSPLRAGADLRGRIEAVHPETADAATIVIRPGRGWRGHTAGQYVRIGVDVDGRRLWRSYSITSPTDRRDGRITITVKAVPDGKVSNHLVRRTTPGTLVQLDQPAGDFVLPPATPAKVLYLSAGSGITPVMGMLRDTRPADVVLVHCAPRPQDVIFRAELHGLAAERQLRLTEVHTATDGRLDLARLDELVPDWAERETWACGPSGLLDAAEAHWTGRGLRARLRTERFRPNLVLADHGSGGEVSFSATGKTVGADGATPLLDLGEEAGVLMPSGCRMGICFGCVTPLKAGAVRDLRTGEITEAGPGVLIQTCVSAAAGPCDIER; via the coding sequence CGTCGGACTACCTCGACCTGGTCAGCCCGCTGCGCGCGGGCGCCGACCTCCGTGGACGGATCGAGGCCGTGCACCCCGAGACGGCCGACGCCGCGACGATCGTGATCAGGCCGGGCCGGGGCTGGCGCGGCCACACGGCCGGTCAGTACGTGCGGATCGGGGTCGATGTCGACGGCAGGCGCCTGTGGCGCTCCTACTCCATCACCTCCCCCACGGACCGCCGGGACGGCCGCATCACGATCACGGTGAAGGCGGTCCCGGACGGCAAGGTCAGCAACCACCTGGTCCGCCGGACGACACCCGGCACCCTGGTCCAGCTCGACCAGCCGGCCGGTGACTTCGTGCTGCCGCCGGCCACGCCCGCCAAGGTGCTCTACCTGTCGGCCGGCAGCGGCATCACCCCGGTGATGGGCATGCTGCGCGACACCAGGCCGGCCGACGTCGTCCTGGTCCACTGCGCGCCCCGGCCGCAGGACGTGATCTTCCGCGCGGAGCTGCACGGCCTGGCCGCGGAGCGGCAGCTGCGCCTCACCGAGGTGCACACCGCCACGGACGGCCGGCTCGACCTCGCCCGGCTCGACGAGCTCGTGCCCGACTGGGCCGAGCGCGAGACCTGGGCCTGCGGGCCCTCGGGCCTGCTCGACGCCGCCGAGGCGCACTGGACCGGGCGCGGCCTCCGGGCGCGCCTGCGCACCGAGCGCTTCCGCCCGAACCTCGTCCTCGCCGACCACGGCAGCGGCGGCGAGGTCAGCTTCAGCGCCACCGGCAAGACCGTCGGGGCGGACGGCGCCACCCCGCTGCTCGACCTCGGCGAGGAGGCCGGCGTGCTCATGCCCTCCGGGTGCCGCATGGGCATCTGCTTCGGCTGCGTCACGCCGCTCAAGGCGGGCGCCGTCCGGGACCTGCGCACCGGCGAGATCACCGAGGCCGGGCCGGGCGTCCTCATCCAGACCTGTGTGTCCGCCGCGGCGGGCCCCTGCGACATCGAACGGTAG